Proteins from a genomic interval of Paenibacillus lentus:
- a CDS encoding U32 family peptidase: MSSTTLTRQDVELLAPAGDWDCMRAAVANGADAIFFGVEKFNARARANNFRMDELPEIMAFLHSYGVKGFLTFNILVFEDELRDAAELIEACIDAGVDAVIVQDLGLVKMIREMSPDFPIHGSTQMTITSPEAVEFTKPWNMERVVLGRENNLKQIQKIGEQAKLPMEVFVHGAICVSYSGQCLTSEMWGGRSANRGECAQACRLPYDLMVDGEQKPMGDVAYLLSPKDLAAIDLMPELIEAGVTSFKIEGRLKSPEYVANVVSKYRKAIDRYFDGEDARPSKEEVRELQQSFSRGFTHGFLEGTNNKKLVEGTFPKSRGVYLGRVEQVLRDGVVCRLEAPVKRGDGIVFDAGDPTKKEEGGRVYDLRRKGVKLEGEADEKWIVDIVPGRNDVDLRKVHVGDRIWKTSDPSLDKRLRQTFETDKPYRVFPVQVRVTGRAGEPLVTFWTDVQKGTTVRVDSELLLETAQKRPMDDALLEEQFGRLGGTLFQLEELDASLDGDVILPMRELNSIRRRAVELLAGERPKPPVYVKRADAATAATAATASLAAAGGAGAPREAGAPEGGGAGLAARRALRGGEAELTALCRSLPQVQAALEAGVGMVYADFEFIKQFPAAVEAVHAAGKQIALATPRIHMPGENGYHNNILRLQPDAVLVRNTGALYYYLRHRRENPDAQHPRIIGDFSLNIANHKTVELFLEAGCDIVTPSYDLNIQQMVDLLGQSQGMAADMEIVIHQHLPMFHTEHCVYCTFLSEGTDYTNCGRPCEEHRVSLQDRIGMSHPVRVDEGCRNTVYNAIEQSGAEYLQNFLELGVQSYRVEFLEETPEQVHEVIRLYSQALRGEISGTQVWKTLKATNQLGVTRGQLVK, encoded by the coding sequence ATGAGCAGTACAACATTAACGCGGCAGGACGTGGAGCTCCTGGCACCAGCGGGCGATTGGGATTGTATGCGGGCGGCGGTCGCCAATGGGGCAGATGCGATTTTTTTTGGAGTAGAGAAGTTTAATGCTAGAGCCCGGGCGAACAATTTCCGCATGGACGAGCTGCCGGAAATCATGGCTTTTTTGCACAGTTACGGGGTGAAGGGGTTCCTGACCTTCAATATTCTTGTGTTCGAGGATGAGCTGCGGGATGCGGCGGAGCTGATCGAGGCTTGTATCGATGCGGGTGTGGATGCGGTGATCGTGCAGGATTTGGGATTGGTCAAAATGATTCGGGAAATGTCGCCAGACTTTCCGATTCACGGCTCAACCCAGATGACGATTACTTCGCCGGAAGCGGTCGAATTCACGAAGCCATGGAATATGGAACGGGTCGTGCTGGGCCGCGAGAACAATTTGAAGCAAATTCAGAAAATTGGGGAGCAGGCGAAGCTGCCGATGGAGGTGTTTGTCCACGGGGCGATTTGCGTGTCGTATTCGGGACAGTGCCTGACCTCGGAAATGTGGGGCGGCCGTTCTGCAAACCGGGGCGAATGCGCTCAGGCCTGCCGTCTTCCGTATGACCTGATGGTCGACGGGGAGCAGAAACCGATGGGCGATGTGGCCTACCTGCTGTCTCCGAAGGATTTAGCGGCGATCGATCTGATGCCGGAGCTGATCGAAGCGGGTGTGACGTCTTTTAAAATTGAAGGGCGTTTGAAAAGCCCGGAATATGTCGCTAACGTGGTGAGCAAATACCGGAAGGCGATTGACCGTTATTTTGACGGGGAGGATGCAAGGCCGTCGAAGGAAGAGGTTCGTGAGCTGCAGCAGAGTTTTTCGCGCGGTTTTACGCATGGCTTTCTGGAGGGAACGAATAATAAGAAGCTTGTTGAAGGCACGTTTCCGAAGAGCCGAGGCGTGTACCTGGGCCGGGTGGAGCAGGTGCTGCGCGATGGCGTGGTCTGCCGTTTGGAGGCTCCAGTAAAACGCGGAGACGGTATTGTCTTTGATGCGGGGGATCCGACGAAAAAGGAAGAAGGCGGACGCGTCTATGATTTACGCCGTAAAGGCGTGAAGCTGGAAGGCGAAGCCGATGAGAAATGGATCGTCGATATTGTACCCGGGCGCAATGATGTCGATTTGCGCAAGGTTCATGTCGGCGATCGGATTTGGAAGACGAGCGATCCCTCGCTCGATAAGAGATTGCGCCAGACATTTGAGACGGACAAGCCGTACCGGGTGTTTCCGGTGCAGGTCCGTGTTACGGGACGGGCTGGCGAGCCGCTGGTGACCTTCTGGACGGATGTGCAGAAGGGCACGACGGTGCGCGTCGACTCCGAGCTGCTGCTCGAGACGGCGCAGAAGCGGCCGATGGACGATGCCCTGCTCGAAGAGCAGTTTGGCCGTCTCGGCGGCACGCTGTTTCAGCTCGAGGAGCTGGATGCATCGCTGGATGGCGATGTGATCCTGCCGATGCGAGAGCTGAACAGCATCCGCCGGCGCGCAGTGGAGCTGCTCGCCGGCGAACGGCCCAAGCCGCCCGTTTACGTGAAACGGGCGGACGCCGCCACCGCCGCCACCGCCGCCACCGCTTCGCTGGCTGCGGCGGGAGGCGCAGGCGCACCGCGCGAAGCGGGTGCGCCTGAAGGCGGCGGCGCGGGCTTGGCCGCGCGCCGCGCTTTGCGCGGCGGTGAAGCGGAGCTCACCGCGCTGTGCCGCAGCCTGCCGCAGGTGCAGGCTGCGCTGGAGGCAGGCGTAGGGATGGTCTACGCCGACTTTGAATTCATCAAGCAATTCCCGGCAGCAGTGGAAGCCGTACATGCCGCGGGCAAACAGATTGCGCTGGCAACGCCGCGCATCCATATGCCGGGCGAGAACGGCTACCATAACAATATCCTGCGCCTTCAGCCCGATGCGGTGCTGGTTCGCAACACCGGAGCGCTGTATTACTATTTGCGCCACCGTCGGGAAAATCCGGACGCACAGCATCCGCGAATTATCGGTGATTTTTCGCTGAATATTGCGAATCATAAGACGGTGGAGCTGTTCCTTGAAGCAGGCTGCGACATCGTTACGCCATCATACGATCTCAACATTCAGCAGATGGTTGATTTGCTGGGACAGAGTCAAGGCATGGCGGCAGACATGGAGATTGTCATCCACCAGCACTTGCCGATGTTCCATACGGAGCATTGTGTATACTGCACCTTCCTGAGCGAGGGCACCGATTATACGAACTGCGGCCGTCCTTGCGAAGAGCATAGAGTTTCGTTGCAGGATCGGATCGGCATGTCCCATCCCGTTCGCGTCGATGAAGGCTGCCGCAATACAGTGTACAATGCGATCGAGCAGTCTGGAGCGGAATACCTACAGAATTTTCTGGAGCTCGGCGTGCAAAGCTACCGCGTTGAATTCCTGGAAGAAACACCAGAGCAGGTACATGAGGTTATTCGCCTCTATAGCCAAGCTTTGCGTGGGGAAATTAGCGGCACACAGGTCTGGAAAACGTTAAAAGCAACGAACCAGCTCGGTGTGACACGTGGACAGTTAGTGAAATAA
- a CDS encoding RNA polymerase sigma factor — protein sequence MILTKSQRKTFNNYYQKNESVFSNGIVSSFFQNEENIVLLLKAVDHEHKYLPELNEKFRKYFFRVRFTKYLVSTVHYCAIDLMRQNHKMKKRNMLIFDSPISDKDTSVTYGELLLSKHATQPSDIQNFSLSTFPDSITNDHLSKAFSSLTRRQQQIITYSYVLCYKDVEISRLLGISQQAVSKARNKALRRLRLIIEEGGDSDGK from the coding sequence ATGATTCTAACTAAATCTCAAAGAAAAACCTTTAATAATTATTATCAAAAAAATGAATCAGTATTTTCAAATGGTATAGTCAGTAGTTTTTTTCAAAATGAAGAGAATATTGTTCTTTTACTTAAAGCAGTAGATCATGAACACAAATATTTACCTGAACTAAACGAGAAATTTCGCAAATATTTTTTTAGAGTTCGTTTTACGAAATACTTGGTTTCTACTGTGCATTATTGTGCAATTGATCTTATGAGGCAAAACCACAAAATGAAAAAAAGAAATATGCTTATATTTGATAGTCCGATATCTGATAAGGATACGTCTGTAACTTACGGAGAATTACTTCTTAGCAAACATGCAACTCAACCTTCCGACATACAAAATTTCAGTCTCTCCACCTTTCCAGATTCCATAACTAATGATCATCTATCGAAGGCTTTTTCTAGCCTGACCAGAAGACAACAACAAATTATTACCTACAGCTATGTTTTATGCTACAAGGATGTTGAAATTTCTCGCTTACTAGGTATTTCTCAGCAAGCTGTATCCAAAGCTAGAAATAAAGCACTGCGAAGACTACGACTCATCATCGAGGAGGGGGGTGACTCCGATGGAAAATAA
- a CDS encoding YvrJ family protein: MENNQPLAYIFTAISQVGFPIVLTGYLLLRFEKKLEHLTQTISKLIDVIHKKVNGEGNDG, encoded by the coding sequence ATGGAAAATAATCAACCTCTAGCTTATATATTTACAGCTATTAGTCAGGTAGGATTTCCGATTGTATTGACAGGTTATTTACTTCTTCGCTTTGAAAAAAAACTAGAGCATTTAACACAAACGATATCAAAACTAATTGATGTAATTCATAAAAAAGTGAATGGGGAGGGTAATGATGGATGA
- a CDS encoding leucine-rich repeat domain-containing protein codes for MSRRIGNLKIVIILSICIMITGCLEKKDNFILNNHSNSMELESGKSGFPQIVEERIRNALASSNLNFSEDDLAKVEFISFEGISEPVDLSSLSRLENLSGINLSYVNVENFEFLYELPHLDYLELNGVSLEELPDFNKLHLQSISISDSNVKDINFIKNWNKLVSLTLSNCQLANIEGIEQAKKLKTLRISNNPVKDLQLLSELNDLERVEINSTQIESINSLENNKNLTFLDIRNTPINTVASLSKLPKLKILLANKDKIMDLDMISDSVTVSETNVLEY; via the coding sequence TTGTCAAGACGGATTGGTAACCTAAAAATTGTTATTATTTTATCGATTTGTATTATGATTACTGGTTGTTTGGAGAAAAAGGATAACTTTATTTTAAACAATCATTCTAATTCAATGGAATTAGAGTCGGGGAAAAGCGGCTTTCCGCAAATTGTTGAAGAGAGGATCCGAAATGCATTAGCTAGTTCGAACCTCAACTTTTCTGAAGATGATCTCGCTAAAGTCGAGTTCATCAGTTTTGAGGGAATAAGTGAGCCTGTTGATCTGTCCTCTTTAAGCAGATTGGAAAATTTAAGTGGTATAAATCTGTCGTATGTGAATGTAGAAAATTTTGAATTTCTGTATGAACTACCCCACTTAGATTATTTAGAGTTAAATGGGGTTTCATTAGAGGAGTTACCAGATTTTAATAAGTTACACCTTCAATCAATAAGTATCTCAGACAGTAATGTCAAAGACATTAATTTTATTAAAAATTGGAATAAACTTGTATCTCTTACATTGTCTAATTGTCAATTAGCTAATATTGAAGGAATCGAACAAGCAAAAAAATTAAAAACATTACGTATTTCAAACAACCCTGTAAAGGATCTGCAGCTATTAAGCGAATTAAATGATTTGGAGAGAGTCGAGATTAACAGCACTCAAATTGAGTCGATCAATTCACTGGAAAATAACAAAAATCTTACTTTTCTAGATATCCGTAACACTCCCATTAATACAGTGGCGTCACTATCCAAATTACCAAAACTCAAAATTTTGCTAGCAAATAAGGATAAAATTATGGATCTAGATATGATCTCCGATTCTGTCACAGTATCGGAAACGAATGTCTTGGAGTATTAA
- a CDS encoding C39 family peptidase: MAKRTYSVDLNTPSFKQFNDGNNTWYSKKTSCGGTIGQEGCFLTSAAMIFKGFGDTVDPGSITEALKKKNNADCPFNWNTAASEYSHTWHNKTNGSFNNVRSNLFDLIVTQRVPVMVHVPNHMVVVKGFQGTLTTDIDGLPYYTDISASMFKVNDPGSSSNSTLQDVINQKGSVDYITYYTK, translated from the coding sequence ATGGCAAAAAGAACCTATTCTGTTGATCTAAATACACCCAGCTTTAAACAGTTCAATGATGGAAATAATACTTGGTACAGTAAGAAAACAAGCTGTGGTGGAACCATTGGACAAGAAGGTTGTTTCCTAACATCGGCTGCGATGATTTTCAAAGGTTTTGGTGATACTGTTGATCCAGGATCCATAACTGAGGCTCTCAAAAAGAAAAATAATGCCGATTGTCCTTTTAATTGGAACACCGCTGCGTCAGAATACTCTCATACCTGGCATAATAAAACAAACGGATCCTTTAATAATGTCCGTAGCAATCTTTTTGACCTCATTGTTACTCAAAGAGTTCCCGTAATGGTACATGTACCTAATCATATGGTTGTCGTTAAGGGCTTTCAAGGAACGCTGACTACTGATATTGATGGCCTTCCATATTACACAGATATTTCAGCGTCCATGTTTAAAGTTAATGATCCAGGTAGTAGCAGTAATTCAACTCTGCAAGATGTAATAAACCAAAAAGGCAGTGTAGACTACATTACCTACTATACAAAATAA
- a CDS encoding N-acetylmuramoyl-L-alanine amidase family protein: MALKGKKILIDPGHGGSDPGASGKLNNKTVNEKDLALTFAESAKSYLENAGVTVIMTRTTDKKVEINDRWKKGQDEKVDAVISIHWNGGSTTANGTETYYAQTRSGDKSFAQGLQKGVVGALGTKDRGVLDDTKTAVGSLGVLRYPSGSSYSYPRALIEVEYITNSTALANLDYPMYEASLDFAAGVLKGLQGYFG, from the coding sequence ATGGCTTTGAAAGGAAAGAAAATTTTAATTGATCCTGGACATGGTGGAAGCGATCCTGGAGCCAGTGGTAAGCTAAACAACAAAACTGTAAATGAAAAGGATCTTGCGCTCACTTTTGCTGAATCCGCTAAATCTTATCTAGAGAATGCTGGTGTTACAGTTATCATGACAAGAACAACTGATAAGAAAGTAGAAATTAACGACCGGTGGAAAAAAGGGCAAGATGAGAAAGTCGATGCAGTGATAAGTATCCACTGGAATGGGGGCAGCACTACGGCAAATGGTACTGAGACATACTATGCTCAAACAAGATCCGGCGATAAATCGTTTGCTCAGGGGCTTCAAAAAGGTGTTGTTGGGGCATTAGGTACAAAAGATCGAGGAGTCTTGGATGATACTAAAACAGCGGTTGGTTCACTGGGTGTTTTACGCTATCCTAGCGGATCATCGTATAGTTATCCACGAGCTCTAATCGAGGTTGAGTATATCACCAATTCAACTGCTTTAGCAAACTTGGATTACCCAATGTACGAGGCTTCACTGGATTTTGCTGCAGGAGTTCTTAAGGGGTTACAAGGTTATTTTGGTTAA
- a CDS encoding acyltransferase family protein yields MKVKKSRVFYLDFLRAISILLIIIYHFNQQLGFHEINAPEIFIQNFKNDSIGSLGITLFIMLSGASLMLNYREKISLKKYFYKRFVSIYPLFWLGYIFTYFGLFIINTNLHHEVEPWKLILTLIGFDGFLYYKIPNFYLVGEWFLGLIVIMYILFPILRYLVLKMPILTCISILAIYIVVVQNYSSLFEIDVIRNPLTRLPEFVFGMLFIQYADKIKQYLLVIPAIITGVFLFAVTVSIPHIHITFILGASLFIIFAYLSHFIKNKELRSLIGFVSKFSFAAFIVHHNIIGQFFVRFDRGTLSIVETYALFIIVLSLIFIAAVYLSKVTHRVVSSMKRIWHEQTMVQ; encoded by the coding sequence GTGAAAGTAAAAAAAAGTAGAGTGTTCTATTTAGATTTTTTACGAGCGATTTCTATACTATTGATTATAATATATCATTTTAATCAACAGTTAGGGTTTCATGAAATTAATGCTCCAGAAATATTTATACAAAATTTTAAAAATGATAGTATTGGATCGTTAGGAATAACATTATTCATAATGTTGTCCGGGGCTTCGTTGATGTTAAATTACAGAGAGAAAATTTCTTTAAAAAAATACTTTTACAAACGGTTTGTATCCATTTACCCATTGTTTTGGTTAGGTTATATTTTTACTTATTTCGGATTGTTTATAATTAATACTAATCTTCATCATGAAGTTGAACCATGGAAACTTATTTTAACCCTAATAGGATTTGATGGATTTCTATACTATAAAATACCGAATTTTTATCTAGTAGGTGAATGGTTTTTAGGATTAATAGTTATTATGTACATTCTATTTCCTATTTTGAGATACTTAGTTCTTAAAATGCCTATTTTAACTTGTATCTCAATCCTGGCAATCTATATAGTAGTAGTTCAAAATTACAGCTCTCTCTTTGAAATTGATGTTATCCGCAATCCATTAACTCGGTTGCCAGAGTTTGTTTTCGGAATGTTGTTTATTCAGTATGCTGATAAAATAAAACAATATTTACTTGTCATTCCGGCTATAATAACGGGGGTATTTTTGTTTGCTGTAACAGTTAGTATTCCACATATTCATATAACATTTATCTTAGGTGCTTCTCTTTTTATTATTTTTGCATACTTATCTCATTTTATTAAGAACAAAGAGCTTAGAAGTTTGATTGGCTTTGTGAGTAAATTCTCTTTTGCGGCATTTATTGTTCATCATAATATAATAGGTCAGTTTTTTGTCAGATTTGACAGGGGAACCCTTTCTATTGTAGAGACATATGCTCTGTTTATTATTGTATTGTCATTAATTTTTATAGCAGCTGTTTACTTGTCGAAAGTTACTCATAGAGTAGTAAGTTCAATGAAACGAATTTGGCATGAGCAAACTATGGTGCAATAA
- a CDS encoding transposase, producing the protein MYILQESLFSFEELQKLEFKDRLPIFFSALDLRPYAKELRSHSPRGADGHCRQGILRALLAAPLENMDTFSGLHRRLDMDLRFRYQCGLRLDRKAPSIATLSRVFTELTNKGLAKRLFEDLVTRCKQEGIIDGSHVAMDSAAIHAYEKKQPKRKSELTGNANWGAKFDSFGNKVKWFGYKLHLAVDTASELPLALSVTPAHVNDGDLAPALMEQVAADAKVKFFVFDAGYDQLKNYEAARKLKAQAIIPMNLRNEKEPPAGITSNGTPCCSMGFAMTYWGVDGDHLKFRCPHATGKVDCPLGMAACSSSNYGMVLKVDTKSDLRRYSSPHRNTKRWQELYKERTSVERCNSRMKTYLTADAMHVWGIEKVITHQYLNAIVLLASALAMAQKYRKVAA; encoded by the coding sequence ATGTATATTCTACAAGAAAGTCTATTTTCCTTTGAAGAACTTCAAAAACTTGAATTTAAAGACCGTTTGCCTATCTTCTTCAGCGCCCTGGACTTACGGCCATATGCTAAAGAATTGAGAAGTCATTCACCCCGAGGTGCCGATGGGCACTGCCGACAAGGGATTCTTCGCGCATTGCTTGCAGCGCCGCTGGAGAACATGGATACATTTAGTGGCTTGCATCGTCGTCTGGATATGGATCTTCGTTTCCGTTACCAATGCGGACTCAGGCTTGATCGAAAAGCTCCATCAATCGCCACATTAAGCCGCGTTTTCACTGAGCTAACGAATAAGGGATTGGCAAAACGTCTGTTTGAGGATCTCGTCACACGCTGTAAGCAGGAAGGAATCATCGATGGAAGTCACGTGGCGATGGACAGCGCAGCGATCCATGCCTACGAGAAGAAACAGCCGAAGCGCAAAAGTGAGCTGACGGGGAATGCCAACTGGGGCGCGAAGTTTGACTCCTTTGGTAACAAGGTCAAGTGGTTCGGCTATAAGCTTCATCTTGCTGTCGACACCGCTAGCGAACTGCCCCTGGCCCTCTCGGTTACACCGGCTCATGTCAATGACGGTGATCTGGCACCCGCTCTTATGGAACAAGTGGCTGCCGATGCGAAAGTGAAGTTCTTTGTGTTTGATGCTGGGTATGACCAACTTAAAAACTATGAAGCGGCACGGAAGCTCAAAGCGCAAGCGATTATCCCGATGAATCTTCGCAATGAGAAGGAACCGCCTGCAGGTATAACATCTAACGGTACACCTTGCTGCTCCATGGGTTTTGCCATGACATACTGGGGAGTAGATGGCGATCACCTGAAATTCCGGTGTCCCCATGCGACCGGCAAGGTGGATTGTCCGCTGGGGATGGCAGCCTGTTCATCTTCCAACTATGGAATGGTGCTCAAGGTTGATACAAAAAGCGATTTGCGCCGTTATTCAAGTCCGCACCGGAACACGAAACGTTGGCAAGAACTTTACAAAGAAAGAACGAGTGTAGAACGCTGCAACTCCCGAATGAAAACCTATTTGACCGCAGACGCCATGCATGTTTGGGGCATAGAGAAAGTCATAACTCACCAATATTTAAATGCAATTGTATTGCTGGCTTCTGCCCTGGCAATGGCTCAGAAATACAGAAAAGTCGCTGCTTAA
- the galU gene encoding UTP--glucose-1-phosphate uridylyltransferase GalU, which produces MKIRKAIIPAAGLGTRFLPATKAMPKEMLPIVDKPTIQYIVEEAVASGIEDIIIVTGKGKRAIEDHFDHSFELEYNLHEKGKWKLLEEVRKSSEMADIHYIRQKEPKGLGHAIWCARKFIGDEPFAVLLGDDIVESERPCLRQMIDVYNEHMSSIVGVQPVPWSEVSRYGIVDGTEIEERVYIANQLVEKPDTDQSPSNLAIMGRYILTPAIFGILEEQRVGVGGEIQLTDAISRLKEYERVIAYNFEGTRHDVGEKLGFIETTIHYALQSEELREQLLEYMAQIVDRNKYTKTASR; this is translated from the coding sequence ATGAAAATTCGTAAAGCGATTATACCTGCTGCAGGACTCGGAACGCGGTTTTTGCCAGCAACGAAAGCGATGCCTAAAGAAATGCTGCCTATTGTGGACAAGCCGACGATACAATATATCGTTGAAGAAGCAGTAGCCTCGGGGATTGAGGATATTATCATTGTAACAGGGAAAGGAAAACGGGCGATCGAGGATCATTTCGATCATTCGTTCGAGCTTGAATACAACCTCCATGAAAAAGGTAAGTGGAAGCTGTTAGAGGAGGTTCGAAAGTCCTCTGAAATGGCGGACATCCATTATATTCGGCAAAAAGAGCCAAAGGGGTTAGGTCATGCAATTTGGTGCGCAAGGAAGTTTATCGGCGATGAGCCCTTCGCAGTGCTGCTAGGGGATGATATTGTTGAATCAGAGAGGCCATGCCTGCGTCAAATGATTGATGTATATAACGAGCATATGTCCTCGATTGTAGGAGTACAGCCGGTGCCATGGAGTGAAGTTTCACGGTACGGTATTGTGGACGGAACGGAGATCGAGGAGCGAGTATATATTGCCAATCAACTGGTAGAGAAGCCGGATACCGATCAATCGCCTTCGAACTTGGCCATTATGGGGAGATATATTTTAACACCCGCCATTTTTGGTATTTTGGAGGAACAGCGTGTCGGCGTAGGTGGCGAAATTCAGTTGACCGATGCGATCTCAAGGCTGAAGGAATATGAGCGGGTTATTGCCTATAACTTTGAGGGAACACGGCATGATGTAGGCGAGAAGCTTGGATTTATTGAGACAACGATACACTATGCATTGCAGAGTGAAGAGCTGAGAGAACAACTACTTGAGTATATGGCACAAATTGTTGATAGGAATAAATATACAAAAACGGCCTCTCGTTAA
- a CDS encoding O-antigen ligase family protein — MSNQVYGKKAAASRNGNKLSVANWLLMFGIVILMIWAPFQAGLFNGLLLQFDRPIFWSVIIGSVLLLIWLAAYYKKIKLEDQRDWTAVFVILLPITYLISLISAASHYFAMNMLFIQCLYAIMFIIGLYLMQNKQANRFVETTTITAAYIIVMFGLLNWLGQGRTASAIVGWFSGTVYEGQYHQAVWIDANGPRLASVFQYPNTYAAFLMAFFFVAVFAITRSSKWYVQAIHAFMLVPMALSILLTLSRGGLVFLPIVFIVLLLFLKPAKQLLWILYCLIAGIGTLLIAKPVTNLGQQFHQGLINDPAKGWGYVLIVSVIVAALAWVIQRFLAPKLEQRLGGLSERKLSNLWLPVSSVVAVVILAAVFLGTNAKHILPGNIGERLENINFQQHSVLERLTFYKDAVKVMKDYPVIGAGGGAWASLYEKYQNNPYLSRQAHSFVMQYLVEVGILGFVVFLAFILFIFYKYIKSYIRSSEERRESYFIYFILVFSLLIHSMMDFNMSYVYIGILVFLGLAGMSAAMDNKPVKRLALKASTARGLYGAVTVVASLILIFTSIRYIQANDEVSRGRELMSTSTNFQEIKAPLERALQKRANQPDAVLNLHVLMKAGYEQTQDESFYNESYKLLTNALKKEPFNKSIYNQLMALHQLKGESEQVYAILRDNADKYAWDMNWYDQLISQSYELGYQALGQGAIAEKEKYFKTGLDAYAHVSAGVEHLKTLPPGQFQGGEFYITPQMTLSAGKMQFMMNEPEQAAIILKNGLTEDLNDTTMRDIAVWYLAALQKSGASDQPVYDQLIQIAPAEKDTIDQLAKLQF, encoded by the coding sequence CTGCATATTACAAAAAAATTAAGCTTGAGGATCAGCGGGATTGGACAGCGGTCTTCGTCATATTGCTGCCGATTACGTACCTCATTTCGCTCATATCCGCAGCGTCGCATTATTTTGCTATGAACATGCTGTTCATTCAGTGTCTCTACGCCATCATGTTTATTATAGGCTTATACCTGATGCAAAATAAACAAGCTAACCGCTTCGTAGAAACGACAACGATTACGGCAGCTTACATTATTGTAATGTTCGGGCTGCTCAACTGGCTGGGTCAGGGAAGAACCGCATCCGCGATTGTCGGCTGGTTTTCCGGTACGGTTTATGAAGGACAGTATCACCAAGCGGTGTGGATTGACGCAAACGGCCCACGGCTGGCCTCCGTATTCCAGTATCCGAACACATACGCTGCTTTCTTGATGGCTTTCTTCTTTGTAGCGGTATTCGCCATTACTCGCTCTAGCAAATGGTATGTACAAGCGATCCATGCTTTCATGCTCGTACCGATGGCGCTATCTATTCTACTGACGCTATCACGCGGTGGTCTGGTTTTCCTGCCAATCGTATTTATTGTGTTACTGTTGTTCCTGAAGCCTGCAAAGCAACTTTTGTGGATTCTCTATTGCTTGATCGCCGGAATCGGCACTCTACTCATTGCCAAGCCAGTAACCAACCTGGGACAGCAGTTTCATCAAGGACTCATTAATGATCCAGCCAAAGGCTGGGGCTACGTGCTCATCGTATCCGTTATCGTTGCAGCTCTCGCCTGGGTAATTCAGCGCTTCTTAGCTCCGAAGCTTGAGCAGCGTTTAGGCGGATTGTCGGAGCGCAAGCTATCTAATCTGTGGCTGCCTGTTAGCTCTGTCGTAGCTGTTGTTATCCTGGCAGCAGTCTTTCTGGGAACTAACGCCAAGCATATCTTGCCTGGCAACATCGGAGAGCGCCTTGAAAATATTAACTTCCAGCAGCACAGTGTGCTCGAGCGCTTAACCTTCTATAAGGATGCAGTGAAGGTCATGAAGGACTACCCTGTGATCGGCGCTGGTGGCGGAGCCTGGGCTTCCCTATATGAAAAGTATCAAAATAACCCTTATCTCAGCCGACAAGCTCACAGCTTTGTCATGCAGTATTTAGTTGAGGTTGGTATTCTCGGCTTTGTCGTGTTCCTGGCCTTTATCCTGTTTATTTTCTATAAATATATCAAAAGTTATATTCGTTCATCCGAGGAACGGCGCGAATCTTATTTCATATATTTCATCCTCGTATTTTCGTTGTTGATTCATAGTATGATGGACTTCAATATGAGCTATGTCTATATCGGCATCCTCGTCTTCCTCGGGCTCGCCGGTATGTCCGCTGCCATGGATAACAAGCCTGTGAAACGTCTCGCTTTGAAAGCCTCTACGGCTCGAGGGCTTTACGGTGCTGTAACGGTTGTCGCTTCTCTCATCCTGATCTTTACCTCTATCCGCTATATCCAAGCTAATGATGAGGTGAGCAGAGGCAGAGAGCTGATGAGCACGAGCACAAACTTCCAGGAGATTAAGGCGCCGTTAGAGCGTGCGCTTCAAAAGCGCGCCAACCAACCAGACGCCGTGTTGAACCTACATGTGCTCATGAAGGCAGGCTATGAACAAACGCAAGATGAGTCTTTCTACAATGAAAGCTACAAATTACTAACAAACGCCTTAAAGAAAGAGCCGTTCAATAAGAGTATTTATAACCAGCTCATGGCACTGCACCAGTTAAAAGGGGAATCTGAGCAAGTCTACGCTATCCTTAGAGACAATGCAGACAAATACGCCTGGGATATGAATTGGTATGATCAACTAATCTCTCAATCCTATGAGCTCGGATATCAGGCACTCGGCCAAGGCGCTATCGCTGAGAAAGAAAAATATTTTAAAACTGGATTAGATGCATATGCGCATGTATCCGCTGGTGTAGAGCACTTGAAAACACTGCCCCCAGGACAGTTCCAAGGTGGGGAATTCTACATCACGCCGCAGATGACGTTAAGTGCCGGCAAAATGCAATTCATGATGAATGAGCCGGAGCAAGCCGCTATTATTTTGAAGAATGGATTGACTGAGGATTTAAATGATACAACCATGCGAGATATCGCCGTCTGGTATCTGGCTGCTTTGCAAAAGAGCGGTGCAAGCGATCAGCCGGTTTATGATCAACTCATCCAAATTGCCCCAGCGGAAAAGGACACTATCGACCAGCTTGCAAAATTGCAATTCTAA